In a genomic window of Streptococcus oralis:
- the mreD gene encoding rod shape-determining protein MreD, which produces MRLLKQIGIFFLLPFVVLIDAHIGQLAGSFFPHFHLVSHFLFLFLLFETIEVSEYLYLAYCCIVGLVYDIYFFHLIGIATLLFILIGASLHKINSVILLNRWTRMLTIVVMSFLFDMGSYLLALAMGLTVESMPVFIVYSLVPSMILNFLWMLIFQYIFEKCYL; this is translated from the coding sequence ATGAGACTGTTAAAACAAATTGGTATTTTCTTTTTACTCCCTTTTGTCGTACTAATTGATGCACATATTGGACAATTAGCGGGATCCTTCTTCCCTCACTTTCATTTAGTAAGTCATTTTCTGTTTTTATTTCTCTTGTTTGAGACAATTGAGGTTTCAGAATACCTTTATCTAGCTTATTGCTGTATAGTGGGTTTGGTGTACGATATCTATTTTTTCCACTTAATAGGAATTGCGACACTTCTATTTATCTTGATAGGTGCTTCGCTCCATAAAATTAATAGTGTAATTTTGCTAAACCGTTGGACAAGAATGTTAACAATAGTTGTGATGAGTTTCCTATTTGATATGGGGAGTTATCTCCTTGCTCTTGCTATGGGATTGACAGTAGAATCGATGCCAGTTTTCATCGTCTACAGCCTTGTCCCATCAATGATTTTAAACTTTTTATGGATGCTTATTTTCCAATATATTTTTGAAAAATGTTATCTATAA
- the mreC gene encoding rod shape-determining protein MreC — MNRFKKSKYLIIVFVTVLAVSVLLVTTYSSAIVTKLGDGISLVDRIVQKPFQWFDTFKSDLGHLTQTYNENESLKKQLYQLEVESNQSESLKNENEQLRQLLDMKSKLQATKTIAADVIMRAPVSWKQELTIDVGSSKGASENMLAIANGGLIGSVSKVEEHSTTVNLLTNTENSDKISVKILHGSTEIYGIIVGYDKESELLKISQLNSNSDISAGDKVTTGGLGSFNVKDIPVGEVVATTHSSDYLTKEVTVKLSADTKNLHVVELVGN; from the coding sequence ATGAACCGTTTTAAAAAATCAAAATATCTAATCATCGTTTTTGTCACAGTTCTGGCAGTTTCTGTACTATTAGTGACAACCTATTCAAGTGCTATTGTGACAAAACTAGGAGATGGGATTTCCTTAGTAGATAGAATTGTTCAGAAACCCTTTCAGTGGTTTGATACTTTCAAATCGGATTTGGGACATTTGACACAGACGTACAATGAAAACGAAAGTCTAAAAAAACAGCTCTATCAACTAGAGGTGGAGTCTAATCAATCAGAAAGTTTAAAAAATGAAAATGAACAACTACGTCAGTTGCTGGATATGAAGTCAAAATTGCAGGCTACAAAAACCATTGCAGCAGATGTGATTATGCGAGCTCCAGTATCTTGGAAACAAGAGTTAACAATTGATGTAGGAAGTTCAAAAGGAGCTTCTGAAAATATGTTGGCCATTGCAAACGGTGGCTTGATTGGTAGTGTTTCAAAGGTGGAGGAGCATTCAACAACGGTCAACCTATTGACAAACACTGAAAATTCCGACAAAATTTCTGTTAAAATCCTGCATGGTTCTACTGAAATTTACGGGATTATCGTTGGTTATGACAAGGAGTCTGAACTGCTTAAAATTAGCCAATTAAACAGCAACAGTGACATTAGCGCAGGAGACAAGGTGACTACAGGGGGGCTCGGAAGCTTTAATGTTAAGGACATTCCTGTTGGAGAAGTTGTTGCTACAACACACAGCAGTGATTATCTAACAAAGGAGGTAACAGTAAAATTAAGTGCTGACACCAAAAATCTTCATGTGGTAGAGTTAGTGGGGAATTAG
- a CDS encoding energy-coupling factor transporter transmembrane component T family protein: MDSMILGRYIPGNSIIHRLDPRSKLLAMILLILIVFWANNPLTNVILFVATGIFIALSGVSLSFFVQGLKSMFFLIAFTTLFQLFFISSGNVLFEFSFIRITDYALQQAGIIFCRFVLIIFFSTLLTLTTMPLSLAAAVEALLAPLKRVKVPVHEIGLMLSMSLRFVPTLMDDTTRIMNAQKARGVDFGEGSIVQKVKAMIPILIPLFATSLKRADSLAIAMEARGYQGGKGRSQYRQLRWSQKDTLAILVILVLGCFLFFLKS; this comes from the coding sequence ATGGATAGTATGATTTTAGGGCGTTATATACCGGGGAATTCCATCATTCATCGCTTGGATCCCCGTAGCAAATTGCTCGCTATGATCCTGTTGATTTTGATTGTATTTTGGGCCAATAATCCCCTCACCAATGTCATTCTGTTTGTAGCGACAGGTATATTTATCGCTTTGTCAGGCGTTTCTCTCTCATTTTTCGTTCAGGGATTAAAATCCATGTTCTTCTTGATCGCCTTTACGACTCTTTTTCAGCTCTTTTTCATTTCAAGTGGAAATGTCCTATTTGAGTTTTCTTTTATAAGAATAACGGATTATGCTTTGCAACAAGCAGGAATCATTTTCTGTCGTTTTGTGTTGATTATTTTCTTTTCAACCTTGCTAACCTTAACGACCATGCCTTTGAGTCTGGCAGCTGCAGTTGAAGCTCTTTTAGCACCGCTGAAACGCGTGAAAGTTCCCGTTCATGAAATTGGTCTCATGTTATCAATGAGTTTGCGTTTTGTTCCAACCTTGATGGATGACACAACGAGAATTATGAATGCTCAAAAAGCTCGTGGAGTTGACTTTGGCGAAGGTAGCATCGTGCAAAAGGTAAAGGCTATGATTCCAATTTTAATTCCTCTTTTTGCTACTAGCTTAAAGCGTGCAGATTCATTGGCAATAGCCATGGAAGCGCGTGGTTATCAGGGAGGAAAGGGTAGAAGTCAGTATAGACAGTTGAGATGGAGTCAAAAGGATACACTGGCAATTCTTGTGATTTTGGTACTGGGATGTTTCTTATTTTTCTTAAAATCTTAG
- a CDS encoding energy-coupling factor transporter ATPase — MGITLENVSFTYQEGTPLSSSALTDVSLTIEDGSYTALVGHTGSGKSTILQLLNGLLVPSKGSVRVFDTVITPTSTNKEIRQIRKQVGLVFQFAENQIFEETVLKDVAFGPQNFGVSEEEAKKIAREKLALVGIDESLFERSPFELSGGQMRRVAIAGMLAMEPTVLVLDEPTAGLDPLGRKELMTLFKELHLAGMTIVLVTHLMDDVAAYADQVYVMEKGCLVKSGKPSDVFQDVASMEKVQLGVPKITAFCKRLADRGVAFKKLPIKIEEFKESLNG; from the coding sequence ATGGGAATTACTCTAGAAAATGTAAGCTTTACCTATCAAGAGGGGACTCCCCTATCTTCATCAGCCTTGACTGATGTTTCTTTGACGATTGAGGATGGCTCCTATACAGCTTTAGTAGGGCACACAGGTAGTGGGAAATCAACGATTTTACAGCTTTTAAATGGCCTATTGGTACCAAGTAAGGGTTCTGTTCGAGTTTTCGATACCGTCATTACCCCTACATCAACCAATAAAGAAATTCGTCAGATTCGAAAGCAAGTCGGTCTAGTGTTTCAATTTGCTGAAAATCAGATTTTTGAAGAGACTGTTTTGAAAGATGTTGCATTTGGACCGCAAAATTTTGGAGTTTCTGAGGAAGAGGCCAAGAAAATTGCGCGAGAAAAGTTAGCCTTGGTAGGCATCGATGAGTCACTCTTTGAGCGCAGTCCTTTTGAACTTTCGGGTGGTCAGATGAGACGTGTGGCTATAGCAGGTATGCTAGCCATGGAGCCAACTGTCTTGGTTTTGGATGAGCCAACAGCTGGACTAGATCCTCTTGGCAGAAAAGAATTGATGACCTTGTTTAAAGAGCTTCACCTTGCTGGAATGACAATCGTTCTGGTAACGCATTTGATGGATGATGTAGCTGCATATGCTGATCAGGTTTATGTTATGGAAAAGGGGTGTTTGGTCAAAAGTGGCAAACCAAGTGATGTCTTTCAAGATGTAGCCTCTATGGAAAAAGTACAGTTAGGTGTGCCTAAAATCACAGCCTTTTGTAAACGTTTGGCAGATAGAGGTGTAGCTTTTAAAAAACTGCCAATCAAGATAGAGGAGTTTAAGGAGTCGCTAAATGGATAG
- a CDS encoding energy-coupling factor ABC transporter ATP-binding protein: protein MKSIIEVKDLSFRYKEDQDHYDVNNVSFHVKRGEWLSIVGHNGSGKSTTIRLIDGLLEAESGEIWIDGQLLSSENVWDLRRQIGMVFQNPDNQFVGATVEDDVAFGLENQGLPREEMKKRVAESLELVGMLDFKKREPARLSGGQKQRVAIAGVVALRPAILILDEATSMLDPEGRRELIQTVQDIRKDHQMTVVSITHDLEEVAMSDRVLVMKKGQVESTSSPRELFSRNDLDQIGLDEPFANQLRESLRETGYQLPDDYLTEGELEDKLWELL from the coding sequence ATGAAATCGATTATTGAAGTAAAAGATCTGTCTTTTCGTTACAAGGAAGACCAGGATCATTATGATGTTAATAATGTCTCGTTTCACGTGAAACGGGGAGAATGGCTTTCGATTGTAGGTCATAATGGGAGTGGAAAATCGACAACTATCCGTTTGATTGATGGCTTGCTTGAAGCAGAGTCTGGGGAAATCTGGATTGATGGGCAATTGCTGTCCTCTGAGAATGTTTGGGACTTACGCCGTCAAATTGGTATGGTTTTTCAAAATCCAGATAACCAATTTGTGGGGGCAACTGTTGAAGATGATGTCGCCTTTGGATTAGAAAATCAGGGACTTCCTCGAGAAGAAATGAAGAAGAGGGTGGCTGAATCTTTGGAGTTGGTAGGTATGCTGGACTTTAAGAAGAGAGAACCAGCTCGTTTATCTGGTGGACAAAAACAACGGGTGGCTATTGCAGGAGTTGTTGCCTTGAGGCCAGCTATTTTGATTTTGGACGAGGCTACAAGTATGTTGGATCCTGAGGGACGCAGAGAACTGATTCAGACAGTTCAAGATATACGAAAAGACCACCAGATGACAGTCGTCTCCATTACACATGATTTAGAGGAAGTTGCGATGAGTGATCGTGTCTTGGTCATGAAAAAAGGCCAAGTGGAGTCAACCAGCAGCCCAAGAGAACTTTTTTCTCGGAATGACCTTGACCAGATAGGGTTAGATGAACCTTTTGCTAATCAATTGAGAGAATCTTTGAGAGAGACTGGTTATCAGTTGCCGGATGACTATTTGACAGAAGGAGAGCTAGAGGACAAGTTATGGGAATTACTCTAG
- the pgsA gene encoding CDP-diacylglycerol--glycerol-3-phosphate 3-phosphatidyltransferase, with amino-acid sequence MKKEQIPNVLTIGRILFIPLFILILTLGHSQGSHLLAAIIFAVASITDYLDGYLARKWNVVSNFGKFADPMADKLLVMSAFIMLIELGMAPAWVVAIIICRELAVTGLRLLLVETGGTVLAAAMPGKIKTFSQMFAIIFLLLHWNLIGQLLLYIALFFTIYSGYDYFKGSAHVFKGTFGSK; translated from the coding sequence ATGAAAAAAGAACAAATTCCTAATGTATTAACTATTGGTAGAATTCTCTTTATACCTCTCTTTATTCTTATTTTGACTTTGGGCCATTCACAAGGCAGTCATTTGCTAGCAGCGATCATCTTTGCAGTTGCTAGTATAACGGATTATCTTGATGGTTACCTTGCTCGTAAATGGAATGTAGTCAGCAACTTTGGAAAGTTTGCTGATCCGATGGCCGATAAGCTGTTGGTTATGTCAGCTTTTATCATGTTGATTGAGTTAGGTATGGCTCCAGCTTGGGTTGTTGCTATTATCATCTGTCGTGAACTTGCGGTGACAGGCTTGCGTTTGTTGCTTGTTGAGACGGGAGGGACAGTTCTAGCAGCAGCGATGCCAGGGAAAATCAAGACCTTTAGTCAGATGTTTGCCATTATCTTTTTGCTCTTACATTGGAATTTAATTGGTCAGCTGTTGCTTTATATCGCTTTGTTTTTCACTATCTACTCTGGTTATGATTATTTCAAGGGTAGCGCTCATGTATTCAAAGGGACATTTGGTTCGAAATGA
- the rodZ gene encoding cytoskeleton protein RodZ — translation MRKKTIGEVLRLARINQGLSLEELQEKTEIQLHFLEAMEADDFDLLPSTFYARSFLRKYAWAVELDERIVLDAYDSGSMITYEEVDVDEEDLSGRRRSNKKKTSYLPLFYFVLFALSILIFVTYYVWNYIQTQPSPSSANYSVVNSTSSTTSSSSSSSSQTSSLSSTTESTITVLGEGNRIEARYKTSKETATVQLAVSDATSWVSVSGSELEGGVTLSADNKNAKTTVSTKNPVTITLGVVKGVTVTVDNQTIDTSKLTTQTGTVTLTFTTD, via the coding sequence ATGAGAAAAAAAACAATCGGCGAGGTTCTACGTTTAGCTAGAATTAACCAGGGATTGAGTTTAGAAGAATTGCAGGAAAAAACTGAAATTCAGTTGCATTTTCTAGAAGCCATGGAGGCAGATGATTTCGATTTACTTCCTAGTACCTTCTACGCTCGTTCTTTTTTAAGAAAATATGCCTGGGCAGTAGAGTTGGATGAGAGAATTGTTCTGGACGCCTATGATTCAGGTAGTATGATCACTTATGAAGAGGTAGATGTCGATGAAGAAGACTTGTCTGGTCGTAGACGATCAAATAAGAAAAAAACGTCTTATCTCCCCTTGTTTTATTTCGTTCTATTTGCTTTGTCAATTTTAATTTTTGTCACTTACTATGTTTGGAACTACATCCAAACTCAGCCAAGTCCTTCTTCAGCTAATTATAGCGTTGTGAACTCGACTAGTTCAACAACCTCATCTAGTTCATCTTCTAGTAGTCAGACGTCTAGCTTGTCTTCTACTACGGAATCAACTATTACAGTGTTAGGCGAAGGAAACCGCATTGAAGCTCGGTATAAAACGAGTAAGGAAACCGCTACTGTTCAATTGGCAGTATCAGATGCAACTAGTTGGGTAAGTGTTTCAGGAAGTGAACTGGAGGGTGGTGTGACACTATCCGCAGACAATAAGAATGCAAAAACAACAGTTTCAACTAAGAATCCCGTTACCATTACTTTAGGTGTAGTGAAGGGAGTTACTGTGACTGTGGACAATCAAACGATTGACACCTCGAAGCTGACAACTCAGACTGGAACTGTGACACTTACATTTACTACAGATTAA
- the yfmH gene encoding EF-P 5-aminopentanol modification-associated protein YfmH produces the protein MTKVAFEEKYYPAVKETVYKTQLSNGLTVSLLPKQDFNEVYGIVTIQFGSVDATYTNLEKGLRHHPAGIAHFLEHKLFERENSEDIMAAFTRLGADSNAFTSFTKTSYLFSTIDYLLENLDLLDELVGDVHFTEESVLREQAIIQQEREMYQDDPDSRLFFATLANLYPDTPLATDIVGSEKSISEIQVSNLKENFTDFYKPVNMSLFLVGNIDAKVVEEYFSKKEKKTLEQFTVTKEKLPLQPVKQTDSLRMEVSSPKLAVAIRGNGQITEAESYRYNILLKLLFTMMLGWTSDRFQRLYETGKLDASLSLEVEVNSRFHFVILTMDTKEPVSLSHQFRKAIRQFSNDADITEEHLDLVKSEMFGEFFSSMNSLEFIATQYDPMDRGETIFDFPKILQEITLEDVLEAGHRLIDNGDLVDFTIFPA, from the coding sequence ATGACAAAGGTTGCTTTTGAAGAAAAATACTATCCTGCTGTAAAGGAAACAGTCTACAAAACACAATTGTCAAATGGATTGACAGTTTCTTTACTCCCTAAGCAAGATTTCAATGAGGTTTATGGGATTGTAACGATTCAATTTGGTTCTGTAGATGCAACTTATACAAACTTGGAAAAAGGTTTGCGTCATCATCCAGCAGGAATTGCACATTTTCTTGAACATAAATTGTTTGAAAGAGAAAATTCTGAGGATATAATGGCTGCTTTTACTCGATTAGGTGCAGACAGTAATGCATTTACAAGCTTTACTAAGACCAGCTATCTTTTTTCAACAATTGATTATCTATTAGAAAATTTAGATTTGCTAGATGAGTTAGTCGGAGATGTTCATTTTACTGAAGAGTCTGTTTTGAGGGAACAGGCTATTATCCAGCAAGAACGAGAAATGTATCAAGACGATCCAGACTCACGCTTGTTTTTTGCAACATTAGCCAACCTTTATCCTGATACTCCTTTAGCAACAGATATTGTTGGAAGTGAAAAATCAATTTCTGAGATTCAAGTTTCAAATTTAAAAGAGAACTTTACAGACTTTTACAAACCTGTCAACATGTCACTGTTTTTAGTTGGAAATATTGATGCAAAAGTTGTTGAGGAATACTTTTCGAAAAAGGAAAAGAAAACTTTAGAACAGTTTACAGTTACAAAAGAGAAACTACCTTTGCAACCTGTGAAGCAAACAGATAGCCTTCGGATGGAAGTTTCTTCACCCAAACTTGCTGTTGCGATTAGAGGTAACGGGCAAATAACAGAAGCTGAGTCTTATCGTTACAATATTTTATTGAAATTACTATTTACGATGATGCTTGGTTGGACTTCTGACCGTTTTCAAAGGTTATATGAGACTGGGAAGTTAGATGCGTCATTGTCGCTTGAGGTCGAAGTCAACAGTCGCTTTCATTTTGTGATATTGACAATGGACACCAAAGAGCCTGTTTCTCTGTCGCATCAATTTCGGAAAGCGATTCGTCAGTTTAGTAATGACGCGGATATTACCGAGGAACATTTAGATCTTGTTAAGAGTGAGATGTTTGGGGAGTTTTTCAGCAGTATGAACTCCTTGGAGTTTATTGCAACTCAATACGATCCGATGGATCGCGGAGAAACAATTTTTGATTTTCCGAAAATTTTACAGGAGATTACTTTGGAGGATGTTCTAGAAGCTGGACATCGTTTGATTGATAATGGTGATCTAGTTGATTTTACAATCTTTCCAGCTTAA
- the yfmF gene encoding EF-P 5-aminopentanol modification-associated protein YfmF, with translation MELVPGISAHFVQSKKFKTNKITIRFTAPLSLETIAGRMLSASMLETANQVYPTPQAFRRYLASLYGTDISTSAYRRGQAHILDLTFTYVRDDFLSKKNVLTSRILELVKQTLFAPLVQDGAFEPALFEIERKQLLASLATDMDDSFYFAHKELDSLFFRDERLQLRYSDLRNSISNESPESSYTCFQDALKNDRIDFFFLGDFNEVEITESLKSLPFTARENGVTIQYNQSYSNVLREGMVQRNVGQSILELGYHSPVKYGDDEHLLMLVMNGLLGEFAHSKLFTNVRENAGIAYTVSSQLDLFSGLLRMYAGIDRENRNQARKMMNHQLLDLKKGNFTDFELEQTKEMIRRSLLMAQDNQQTLVERVYLNALLGKSSFDIDRLVAKLENVDKEAVCKAANSLKLQAIYFMEGVE, from the coding sequence ATGGAGTTAGTGCCTGGAATTTCAGCACATTTTGTTCAATCCAAAAAGTTTAAAACAAATAAAATCACTATTCGTTTTACTGCTCCCTTATCTCTTGAGACGATAGCAGGACGCATGTTAAGTGCAAGTATGTTGGAGACGGCAAATCAAGTTTACCCAACACCACAAGCATTTCGCAGATACTTGGCAAGTTTATATGGAACAGATATTTCCACAAGTGCTTATCGTAGGGGACAGGCACATATTCTTGACTTAACGTTTACTTATGTGAGGGATGATTTTTTAAGTAAAAAGAATGTCTTGACTTCTCGAATTTTGGAATTGGTGAAACAGACTTTATTTGCTCCCTTAGTTCAAGATGGTGCTTTTGAGCCAGCCTTATTTGAAATTGAAAGAAAACAGTTGTTGGCTAGTTTAGCTACTGACATGGATGATTCATTTTATTTTGCTCATAAGGAGTTGGATAGCTTGTTCTTCCGTGATGAGCGTCTTCAATTGAGATACAGTGATTTACGAAACAGCATTTCAAATGAGTCTCCAGAAAGTAGCTACACTTGCTTTCAAGATGCTCTGAAAAATGATCGAATTGATTTCTTTTTCTTAGGTGATTTTAATGAAGTAGAAATTACAGAATCGCTGAAGTCATTACCCTTTACAGCTAGAGAGAATGGCGTCACTATCCAGTACAATCAATCTTATTCGAATGTCTTAAGAGAGGGGATGGTTCAGAGGAATGTTGGGCAATCTATTTTGGAATTAGGCTATCATTCTCCTGTAAAATATGGTGATGATGAGCATTTGCTTATGCTTGTTATGAATGGTTTGTTGGGTGAATTTGCACATTCGAAACTTTTTACAAACGTTCGTGAAAATGCTGGAATAGCCTATACAGTCTCTAGTCAATTGGATTTGTTTAGTGGTCTGTTAAGGATGTATGCGGGGATTGATAGAGAAAATCGAAATCAGGCTAGAAAAATGATGAATCATCAATTGCTAGATCTGAAAAAGGGTAACTTTACAGATTTTGAACTTGAACAAACCAAGGAGATGATTCGACGATCTTTGTTGATGGCTCAAGATAATCAACAGACCCTAGTTGAAAGAGTCTATTTGAATGCTCTATTGGGGAAATCAAGCTTCGATATTGATCGATTGGTGGCAAAATTAGAGAATGTTGATAAAGAAGCTGTATGTAAAGCTGCCAACAGTTTGAAGTTACAAGCGATTTACTTTATGGAAGGAGTAGAATGA
- the yaaA gene encoding S4 domain-containing protein YaaA, with amino-acid sequence MEYKLFEEFITLQALLKELGIIQSGGAIKSFLMEHQVYFNGELENRRGKKIRVGDTIDIPDLKIYITLTKPSLKEQEEYQADKIEKERIAKLVKEMNKGVKKEKQKTSSSPKTKQAPRFPGR; translated from the coding sequence ATGGAATACAAATTATTTGAAGAATTTATTACGCTCCAAGCCCTCCTAAAAGAGCTTGGAATTATACAAAGCGGCGGTGCTATTAAATCCTTTCTAATGGAGCATCAAGTTTACTTTAATGGTGAATTAGAAAATAGACGTGGGAAAAAAATTCGTGTTGGAGATACGATTGACATTCCTGATTTAAAGATTTACATCACCTTGACAAAACCAAGTTTAAAAGAGCAAGAAGAGTATCAAGCAGATAAGATTGAGAAAGAGCGAATTGCTAAACTTGTCAAAGAGATGAATAAAGGTGTCAAGAAAGAAAAACAAAAAACTTCTTCATCACCTAAAACCAAACAAGCTCCACGTTTTCCAGGAAGATAA
- the recF gene encoding DNA replication/repair protein RecF (All proteins in this family for which functions are known are DNA-binding proteins that assist the filamentation of RecA onto DNA for the initiation of recombination or recombinational repair.) has product MWLQHLTIKTFRNYKEAKIDFNPKLNVFLGQNAQGKTNILEAIYFLALTRSHRTRTDKNLIHFDNEQLRLSGLLQKKTSSIPLEIDLTPKGRVTKVNHLKQARLSDYIGHMNVVLFAPEDLQLIKGAPSVRRKFIDIELGQIKPIYLSDLSNYNHILKQRNTYLKSSQKIDETFLSVLDDQLVEYGCRVIKHRIKFIKDLEKFGQKKHLEISNKLEELSIFYQASVNFTDEEQLTSSFKMALEKSRSRDLFKKNTGVGPHRDDISFYINGMDASFGSQGQHRSLVLSIKLAEIELMESITNESPILLLDDVMSELDNTRQLKLLETISQSIQTFITTTSLNHLQNLPENLSIFNIQNGKISVNQN; this is encoded by the coding sequence ATGTGGCTCCAACATTTAACAATTAAAACCTTTCGAAACTACAAAGAGGCAAAAATTGATTTCAATCCAAAATTAAACGTCTTTCTAGGTCAAAATGCACAAGGAAAAACCAATATTCTAGAAGCAATCTATTTCTTGGCCTTGACACGTAGTCATCGGACTCGTACAGATAAGAATCTCATTCATTTTGATAACGAGCAACTCCGTCTTTCTGGCTTGCTACAGAAAAAAACAAGCTCTATTCCTCTAGAAATTGATTTAACGCCAAAAGGGCGTGTGACTAAAGTCAATCACTTAAAACAAGCTCGCCTCTCAGACTACATCGGACATATGAATGTTGTCCTCTTCGCACCTGAAGATCTCCAGCTAATTAAGGGAGCACCTTCTGTCCGTCGAAAGTTTATAGACATCGAACTGGGACAAATTAAACCAATCTACTTGTCAGACTTGTCAAACTATAACCATATACTCAAGCAAAGAAATACTTACCTAAAATCCAGCCAGAAGATTGATGAAACATTTCTGTCAGTATTAGATGATCAGTTAGTAGAGTATGGATGTCGCGTTATAAAGCATCGAATAAAATTCATTAAAGACTTAGAGAAATTTGGTCAAAAAAAACACTTAGAAATTTCAAATAAATTAGAAGAGTTGTCAATATTTTATCAAGCATCTGTCAACTTCACTGATGAAGAACAGCTAACAAGTTCTTTTAAAATGGCTTTGGAGAAAAGCAGATCAAGAGATTTGTTCAAAAAGAATACTGGTGTCGGCCCTCATCGAGATGATATTTCTTTTTATATCAATGGTATGGATGCTAGTTTTGGAAGCCAAGGTCAACATCGTAGCCTTGTTCTTTCTATAAAACTGGCGGAAATTGAGCTAATGGAAAGTATTACCAATGAGTCTCCGATACTACTGCTTGATGATGTTATGAGCGAACTCGACAATACACGGCAACTAAAATTACTAGAAACCATTTCTCAATCTATCCAAACCTTTATCACAACAACAAGTTTAAACCACTTGCAAAATTTACCAGAAAACCTTAGTATTTTCAATATTCAAAACGGTAAAATTTCTGTAAATCAAAATTGA